TGCCGAGATGAAGGGTATCACCTCCAAGGGCGAACGCAAGGAACTGGTGGAGCTGCTTTTTCAAAAAACGAATCTATACCAACACCGCAAGAAGAATTTGGGAGGCTTTTCGGGCGGTATGAAGCAGCGATTTGGCATTGCTCAAGCACTTATTGGCAGCCCAAAGTTGATTATTGTGGATGAACCAACCGCAGGCCTCGACCCTACCGAGCGTAACCGGTTCCATAACCTACTTAGCGAGATTGGGGAGAATGTAGTTGTAATCCTCTCCACACATATTATAGATGACGTGAAGAGTCTTTGCAACCAAATGGCAATTATCAACTTTGGTGAGGTGCTACTAAAGGGCAAACCCGATGAAATCATCGAAATACTCAATGGCAAGGTTTATCGGAAGCTGATTGATAAGCATACGTTGGAAAGTTATAGTAACATGGAGGTAATTTCGACCCGTCTGCAGCGCGGAAAGATCGAGATTACGGTAGTAGCGGATGGTAATCCGGGCGAAGGCTTTAGCCAAACCGAAGCTACACTCGAAGATGTTTACTTCTCGAACGTTAAAAACGCTAATTAATCCACCTGCCATGTTTTGGAGAATATTCATATTCGAAATAAAGTATAGGCTCAGTCGACCGGCCACCTATATCTACTTTGCGCTCTTCCTGATACTATGTATCCTCATGCTTACCGTTGAGAACATCTCAATAGGCATGATTCCGGCCACCGCCAACAAGAATGCACCGTTTGTGTTTGCCATCATGAGCGCAATCTTTACTGCCTTCGGGATGTTGGTGACGTCCGCCATGATGAGCACCCCCATCATTCGCGATTACGAACACGATACGCACCACTTTATTTATAGTATGCCCATTACAAAATGGCAATACCTCGGTGGCCGATTCTTTGGTTCGCTCGCCATGACCATTTTTGTATTTCTATCCCTTCCCATTGGAATGATGATTGGAACTACTATTGCGCAACTCTTCGGTTTGCACGAGGATAAGATGGGTCCATTCATGCTATGGTCATACTTCCAACCCTTCTTCATTCTTGCAATCCCCAACATCCTCTTTACCGGTGCCATATTCTTTGCACTTTCTTCTACAACCAAGAAGATGGTATATAGCTATCTTGGCAATGTGGTGCTGCTCATTGGCTATCTGATTAGCGTTAATCTCTTATCCAATTTAGACAACATCAAGGTGGCCTCGGTGCTCGATCCTTTTGGCTTAATATCCCTTAGCCAGATGACACGCTACTGGACCGTGGTGGAATACAATACCCAGTTCCTTACACCCGATCTTTATCTCTTCCTCAATAGGCTTCTGTGGGTTGGTATAGGCTTTATGATCTTATGGGTTAGCTATCGAAAGTTCTCCTTTACGGTTCCCAAATCGAGAGCAAAGAAGGGAAGCGACCTAAATGTAGCTAATGAGAATGGTCCATTGCTTACTCTGCCTCGATTAGCACAGAATTTCAGACAGATGACCTACATAAAGCTTATGTTTAAACAGGCATGGCTCTACTTCAAAAGCACAGTTACCGAAATTGCGTTTATAACCATTTTACTGGCTGGAATCGGACTGATTGCCTCAGGGGCCATCAGCACGGGTTCAAGATACAGCACGGAATTTTATCCGGTAACCTACTCTATGCTCGAATCGATGGGTGGTAGTTTTACTTTGTTCATTCTCATCATCCTTACCTTCTTCAGTGGCGAACTTATATGGAAGGAACGCACGGTTAAGCTCAATCAGATATACGATACACTACCGGTCCCCTCCTGGGCAACCTTTGCATCGAAGTATATCGCCATGCTTTTGGTTACGCTACTACTGCTGGGAGTGATCATGGCAACCTGCTTGGTTGTTCAAATTAGCCGATCCTACTATGTTTTCGAATTTAGTCAATACTTCACCGGGCTATTCCTTATTTCGTTTTCCGATTATGCCATTTTGCTCGCGCTAATCATGTTTATCCAAACCATATCGCCCAATAAGTTTGTGGGATTTGTAATGGTAATGGCCTACTATATAATTAGCGGTATGCTTAGTTCTATTGGATTGGAAGATGGATTGCTACGACCGAATGCAATACCTGGATATACCTATTCCGACATGAATGGCTATGGAGCATTTCTAGCACCCATCGCTTGGTTCACCATCTACTGGGGTGCCTTTGCCGGAATGATTTGGTTGTTATCCAATCTGTTTTGGAATAGAGGAACTGAGACTGGAACAAAATCGGCTTGGCATAGAGCCAAGGCACGATTCCAATCGAAAACTATCAAAATGGCCTTTGCCGTGCTTGGGGTAATCTTTCTAGCATCGGGTGCATTTATCTTCTACAATACCCATATCCTGAATTCCTTCGAAACCTCGAAGCATCAGGAGAAGATGGCGGTGAAGTTTGAGCAACAGTATAAGTGGATAGAGAAAAAAGCTCAGCCTAAGATTGTTGATGCCAACATTTTTGTAGACATCTTCCCTTCGGATGGCAAGCTAGACATTGCCGGAACGCTTTTCCTTAAAAACACATTTAGTGTTGCCATTGATAGCGTTTACCTAAACCTTTCAAACACGGGATTAACCATTGAGAAATTCACCCTCAACGGCGACAAGGTAGATGTTCTTGATCGCTACTATGGAATCTTCGCAGCCAAGCTGCATCAACCGCTTCAACCGGGCGATAGCATCCCTCTTGTGTTTAAGTATAGCTACAAGAAACTTGGATCCTCCAATTCGAGTAACGAACCAAAGGTTGCAGAGAATGGCACTTTTGTAAACAGCAAGGAAGTTCTTCCCACAATTGGCTATAACGAAGGACAAGAGTTGGGCGATAAGGATAAGCGTAAGAAGTATAAGCTCCCGGTAAAGCAGCGCATGGCCTTCATTACCGATTCTACCATGTGGAGTAATACATACCTTGGAAACGATGGTGGATGGATACGATTTAGAACTACGGTGAGCACATCGGCCGATCAAATTGCTATTGCTCCGGGTAATTTAGTGAAAGAGTGGAAGCAGAATGGCCGAAACTACTACAGCTACAACC
This portion of the Williamwhitmania taraxaci genome encodes:
- a CDS encoding ABC transporter permease/M1 family aminopeptidase translates to MFWRIFIFEIKYRLSRPATYIYFALFLILCILMLTVENISIGMIPATANKNAPFVFAIMSAIFTAFGMLVTSAMMSTPIIRDYEHDTHHFIYSMPITKWQYLGGRFFGSLAMTIFVFLSLPIGMMIGTTIAQLFGLHEDKMGPFMLWSYFQPFFILAIPNILFTGAIFFALSSTTKKMVYSYLGNVVLLIGYLISVNLLSNLDNIKVASVLDPFGLISLSQMTRYWTVVEYNTQFLTPDLYLFLNRLLWVGIGFMILWVSYRKFSFTVPKSRAKKGSDLNVANENGPLLTLPRLAQNFRQMTYIKLMFKQAWLYFKSTVTEIAFITILLAGIGLIASGAISTGSRYSTEFYPVTYSMLESMGGSFTLFILIILTFFSGELIWKERTVKLNQIYDTLPVPSWATFASKYIAMLLVTLLLLGVIMATCLVVQISRSYYVFEFSQYFTGLFLISFSDYAILLALIMFIQTISPNKFVGFVMVMAYYIISGMLSSIGLEDGLLRPNAIPGYTYSDMNGYGAFLAPIAWFTIYWGAFAGMIWLLSNLFWNRGTETGTKSAWHRAKARFQSKTIKMAFAVLGVIFLASGAFIFYNTHILNSFETSKHQEKMAVKFEQQYKWIEKKAQPKIVDANIFVDIFPSDGKLDIAGTLFLKNTFSVAIDSVYLNLSNTGLTIEKFTLNGDKVDVLDRYYGIFAAKLHQPLQPGDSIPLVFKYSYKKLGSSNSSNEPKVAENGTFVNSKEVLPTIGYNEGQELGDKDKRKKYKLPVKQRMAFITDSTMWSNTYLGNDGGWIRFRTTVSTSADQIAIAPGNLVKEWKQNGRNYYSYNHEGKILNFYSFLSARYEVKREEYKGIKLEVLYHKGHEFNLDKMFKSMRMSLDYFQANFSPFQHKYLRIVEFPRYASFAQSFPATIPYSENIGFIADLRDSTNIDYVFYVTAHEIAHQWWAHQVCGANVQGATLMSEALAQYSALMVMEKEYGKTKMRKFLKYELDKYLGSRKYEKEKENPLYLNENQGYIHYNKGSVTMYSLRDYIGEANLNKALAKFTADWAFKEPLFPVSTQFLPYLSEATPDSLKYLIKDLFETITLYSNRAKTATVETLANGKYKVVLTVESQKLRADSTGVEHEIKFADYIDIGVMAKDGKEDKLLYLQKHKVIPGTNRFEIIVNSKPEIAGIDPMNKLIDRDSDDNRVSVEKI
- a CDS encoding ABC transporter ATP-binding protein — its product is MILKIDDLSKTYANGTTALKSVSLEINTGMFGLVGPNGAGKSTLMRTLATLQDADSGTAFLDDLDMLNCKPEVRKILGYLPQEFGLYPKVSAETLLNHIAEMKGITSKGERKELVELLFQKTNLYQHRKKNLGGFSGGMKQRFGIAQALIGSPKLIIVDEPTAGLDPTERNRFHNLLSEIGENVVVILSTHIIDDVKSLCNQMAIINFGEVLLKGKPDEIIEILNGKVYRKLIDKHTLESYSNMEVISTRLQRGKIEITVVADGNPGEGFSQTEATLEDVYFSNVKNAN